In Meiothermus ruber DSM 1279, the following proteins share a genomic window:
- a CDS encoding SRPBCC family protein translates to MRFREELVLNIRAPREAVWAAFQDFSNWPVWAKAIKEVSREGSAWRFRARGQPPVDLVWVAEATQRRPPEFLEFRSVPGVPHNLEISGWLRLSETEDGGTHLELLFEGQPHYDSPLLDKAAEWYATLFGEPNKLLKVTFEQFKEHLEKAHHSPKLSASTA, encoded by the coding sequence ATGCGTTTCAGGGAGGAGTTGGTGCTCAACATCCGGGCCCCACGCGAGGCGGTTTGGGCGGCTTTCCAGGACTTCTCGAACTGGCCGGTCTGGGCCAAGGCCATCAAGGAGGTGAGCCGCGAGGGCTCGGCCTGGCGCTTCCGGGCGCGGGGGCAGCCGCCGGTGGATCTGGTCTGGGTGGCCGAGGCCACCCAGCGCCGCCCCCCCGAGTTCTTAGAATTCCGCAGCGTGCCGGGGGTGCCGCACAACCTGGAAATTTCGGGCTGGTTGCGCCTGAGCGAAACCGAGGATGGGGGCACCCACCTCGAGCTCCTCTTCGAGGGTCAGCCCCACTACGACAGCCCCCTGCTGGACAAGGCCGCCGAGTGGTACGCCACGCTCTTTGGCGAACCCAACAAGCTGCTCAAGGTAACCTTTGAACAGTTCAAGGAACACCTCGAGAAAGCGCACCATTCGCCAAAACTTTCAGCCTCCACAGCCTGA
- a CDS encoding peroxidase-related enzyme (This protein belongs to a clade of uncharacterized proteins related to peroxidases such as the alkylhydroperoxidase AhpD.), with product MTTPRKTSRASGKKTASKAKPQVKPTAWVRVPEESEVPEDVRVLFGKFKEKTGFIPNVARNFALTPEHFLRWFRYYDFLMRNEDQSHLTRKEREMIAVVVSSANECEYCLASHSAYLREITGDPVLPDVLAANYRRAHLTPREHALLEFAYQITVDSASMSSADVQMLRAIGLSDEAIFEAAQVAAMFNFTNRIANAMGWVPNEIYYHLHRDKK from the coding sequence ATGACAACCCCTCGAAAAACCTCCAGGGCCAGCGGCAAAAAAACCGCTTCCAAGGCCAAGCCGCAGGTAAAGCCCACCGCATGGGTCAGGGTGCCCGAGGAAAGCGAAGTACCCGAGGATGTCCGGGTGTTGTTTGGCAAGTTCAAGGAAAAAACCGGCTTCATCCCCAACGTGGCCCGTAACTTTGCCCTCACCCCTGAACACTTCCTGCGTTGGTTTCGCTACTACGACTTTTTGATGCGCAACGAAGACCAGAGCCACCTGACCCGCAAAGAACGCGAGATGATTGCAGTGGTGGTCTCTTCGGCCAACGAGTGCGAGTACTGCTTAGCCTCGCACTCGGCCTACCTGCGCGAGATTACCGGCGACCCTGTTTTACCGGATGTGCTTGCGGCCAACTATCGAAGGGCCCACCTGACCCCTCGAGAGCATGCGCTGCTGGAGTTCGCCTACCAGATCACCGTGGACTCCGCCTCGATGAGTTCCGCCGATGTGCAGATGTTGCGGGCCATTGGGCTTTCCGACGAGGCCATTTTCGAAGCGGCCCAGGTTGCGGCTATGTTCAACTTTACCAACCGCATCGCCAACGCCATGGGCTGGGTGCCCAATGAGATCTACTACCATCTGCATCGCGATAAAAAATAG
- a CDS encoding cobalamin B12-binding domain-containing protein has translation MDRRIRVLIAKPGLDGHDRGAKVVARALRDAGMEVIYTGLRQTPEMIVSAALQEDVDAIGLSVLSGAHMHYFGEVRRLLKEQGADDILLFGGGIIPDEDVPHLKAMGVAAVFGPGTSTQDIVEFLRQATPQRWAAQG, from the coding sequence ATGGACAGAAGAATACGGGTGCTCATTGCCAAGCCCGGCCTGGACGGTCACGATCGCGGGGCCAAGGTGGTGGCCAGGGCCTTGCGCGATGCCGGCATGGAGGTGATCTACACCGGTCTGCGACAAACCCCGGAGATGATCGTCTCGGCGGCCCTGCAAGAAGACGTGGACGCCATTGGCTTGTCGGTGCTGTCGGGGGCCCATATGCACTACTTTGGCGAGGTGCGCCGCCTGCTCAAGGAGCAGGGTGCCGACGACATTTTGCTCTTTGGTGGGGGCATCATCCCCGACGAGGACGTGCCCCATCTCAAAGCGATGGGCGTGGCCGCGGTGTTTGGCCCCGGTACCAGCACCCAGGACATTGTGGAGTTCCTACGCCAGGCCACCCCGCAACGCTGGGCAGCCCAGGGCTGA